A section of the Pochonia chlamydosporia 170 chromosome 2, whole genome shotgun sequence genome encodes:
- a CDS encoding ankyrin repeat-containing protein (similar to Glarea lozoyensis ATCC 20868 XP_008084187.1) has protein sequence MDPVSILTIIDLSAKVLLACYRVQSQIKAAKGDIGQLIDELESVSVVLAELYRVVDRNSTRSLANLGNALLADVEGGPLAAVQRVLDDLQAKLQPMLKPGLKSKILWPFESKTIQSKIQVLQNSKATLQLAISSYQTAILGNQTEKLSNLENNRNNTERANILKWLKVCDPEANHRLSCKQHEPRTSEWLFENATFQSWADMSHPLLWLHGIPGAGKTILCSSIIEYLRGRVANDTRTLVLYFYFDFADNKKQSAASLLKSLIYQLIAASAGSNIEPAIDLYGQCNAGAEEPEVDELIETFSEILPARESIYVCIDALDECFRGDRGIVFQFLETCAAKNNLVVSITSRREVDIEDGLKKFLLGIIPIARSTVNADIRTWVENNIARDSTLSKWRPTIQHEMLEAIVQGSNGMFRWAVCQMETMRQCITPAMIRAELKELPQNLDQMYDRILQAVPRLHRQYVQSALHWLAFATRPLLLAELAEAVVIEPENTFDPDACRLVEDKKIL, from the exons ATGGATCCGGTAAGCATTTTGACGATTATAGACCTCTCAGCAAAGGTGCTCCTAGCATGTTATCGAGTGCAGTCCCAAATTAAAGCGGCAAAAGGTGATATTGGACAACTCATAGACGAGTTAGAATCTGTCTCAGTGGTGTTAGCAGAGCTTTATAGGGTTGTGGATCGAAATTCAACTCGATCTCTCGCTAATTTGGGGAACGCCTTGCTTGCCGATGTCGAAGGAGGGCCGCTCGCAGCAGTGCAGCGCGTTCTTGACGACTTGCAAGCTAAATTGCAGCCCATGTTGAAGCCCGGGCTAAAATCGAAAATCCTCTGGCCATTTGAATCGAAGACCATTCAGAGCAAAATTCAGGTGCTTCAAAACTCGAAAGCTACGCTTCAACTCGCGATATCATCATACCAGACTGCTATTCTAGGCAATCAAACCGAGAAACTTAGTAACCTGGAGAATAACAGGAACAACACAGAGCGCGCAAATATCTTAAAGTGGCTAAAAGTCTGTGATCCGGAGGCAAATCATCGATTGTCTTGCAAGCAGCACGAGCCACGCACTTCAGAATGGCTATTCGAAAATGCCACGTTTCAGAGTTGGGCGGACATGTCGCATCCCCTGCTTTGGTTGCATGGTATTCCTGGAGCAGGAAAGACAATTCTTTGTTCATCAATTATTGAGTATTTGCGCGGCAGAGTTGCCAACGATACTAGAACGCTTGTCTTGTACTTTTACTTTGACTTCGcagacaacaagaagcagtCTGCAGCTAGTTTGTTGAAATCTCTGATATACCAGTTAATCGCGGCGTCAGCCGGCAGCAACATCGAACCAGCAATTGATCTATACGGACAATGCAATGCTGGTGCCGAGGAACCTGAGGTTGATGAACTGATTGAGACGTTTTCCGAGATATTGCCTGCCCGAGAATCTATTTACGTCTGCATTGACGCACTCGATGAATGCTTTCGCGGCGACAGAGGAATTGTCTTTCAATTCCTTGAGACGTGCGCGGCAAAGAACAACTTGGTCGTATCCATTACGAGCAGGAGGgaagttgacattgaagatgggttgaagaagtttCTACTCGGTATCATCCCCATCGCGCGATCAACAGTTAACGCTGATATTCGTACTTGGGTTGAAAACAACATTGCCAGGGACAGTACTCTTTCCAAATGGCGACCAACTATTCAGCACGAAATGCTTGAAGCGATAGTCCAGGGATCAAATGGCAT GTTCCGTTGGGCAGTTTGTCAAATGGAAACGATGAGACAGTGTATAACGCCGGCAATGATACGAGCTGAGCTGAAAGAGCTACCTCAGAATCTCGACCAAATGTATGATCGAATTTTGCAGGCAGTTCCTCGATTGCATAGGCAGTATGTTCAATCTGCGCTGCATTGGCTGGCCTTTGCCACCCGGCCTCTGTTATTGGCAGAGCTCGCAGAGGCGGTGGTGATTGAACCGGAAAATACATTCGATCCAGATGCTTGTCGGTTAGttgaggacaagaagataCTGTAA